DNA sequence from the Magnetococcales bacterium genome:
TCGGGTTCGGAAGTCGCGGGTGTGGCTTCGGCAAAATCGGCCTGCACCGCAGGCCACAACAGGTGTAGAAAAGACCCGTGCGCGGCCCCGGCAACCTCGGCCTGGCCAAACAAATGCAACGACCGTCGTGCCCGGGTCACGGCCACATACAGGAGTCGGGCGGTTTCGAGGCGCTCTTTTTCGCGGTCGATACTGGCCAGAAAGGCGTAGATGGGATCCGGGTCGGCCTGGTCGGAGCGTTTCAGGGGGGCCAGCAACAACGCTTCGGCATCCGGAACGGCAGGGCGTTCCATCCAGAGCAACAAGCGGCTGGATGCTCCCCGCGATTTGCGACCCAGACCAGGCAGGATGACGGTGCCAAATTCCAACCCTTTGGCCTTGTGAATGGTCATCACCTGGACCAGGGCATCGGCGTGGACCGGGGCCGCAAACAGTTTTTCCAGACCTCGATCGAGGTGCCGAAAATCGGTCAGATCACCGCCTTGTTCCAGGGATTCGAGCAGATCAAGAAAAACCAGGGCATCTTCCATCTCTTCCGGCCCTTTCAGGGTGGCAGGCCCCCCCAGGGCATACCAGGTCGTTTCAACCCAGCGCCGCAACACCCCGGCACCATGATGCCAGCCCATCCGCCGTCGCAACTGCCAGGCCCGGGTCAAGACCGTGCCAACCCGTTCCAGGCGGGATCGGCTGGCCGGGTTCAGTTGGCTGGTTCGGATCGGATCGTGCAGGCACTCCCAGAGTGTCGTGTTGTTGGGCGTGGTGGTGGCTTCGCCAGTCAGGATCAACAGCTCCGTCAGGGTCAGGCCACACCAGGGGGCACGCAACAAGGCCAGCCAATGCACCCGGTCGGCAGGGTGCAACAGGGCACGGGTCAGGGCAAACAAATCCTGCACCACGGGCGTCCCGGCCAAGGCGGCGATTTCCACGGCCTGAAAGGGAATGCCGCTCCGGCGCAGGGCGGGAACAATATCTCCCAGATGGTTGCGGGAGCGCACCAGGATGGCAATTTTTTCTTCCGGAGAATGGTGCAGGGCATCTTGCACCGTTGCCACCACCTGCCCGGCCTCGGTTTCCGGTGCAGCCGGGATTTGGGGGTGGCTGGCCACGGGGGTTGGATTTCGGGCCGGATGAAAGGGATGGGCGGCGACAAACGGGGTTTCGCCGGTCAGGGGGTTGCTGCGGTTGGGCATCAGTTCCTTGAAGAGCGTGTTGACCCAGGCCACCAGGCCACCATCGGAACGAAAATTGACCGATAAATTTCTGGATTGCAGGGAGACCGATCCCAAACCCCGCTGTTGGACCTGGTAAAACAATCCCACCTCTGCCTCCCGGAAGCGGTAGATGGATTGCATCGGATCGCCGACCAGAAACAGGGTACGACCATCATCCGGCTGCCAGCCGGCGGTCAGGTGTTCCAGGAGCTGAAACTGCCCCCGGGAAGTATCCTGAAATTCGTCCACCAGGAGGTGACGAATTTGATGATCGAGGCGCAAGGCCAGATCGGTTGGATTGTCGTCCCTGCCCAATGCCCGGACCGCAGCCATGGCCACTTCGGTAAAATCCACCACCCCCCGTTCGGCAAACAGCACCCGCAAGGCCGCCGCAGCCATGGGCAACAGTTGTTCCAATGCCTGGAGAATTTCCCACTGTTCGGCGCTGTAGACCGGATCCGGCAAGAGGTGAACCGCATGCAACCGATTGTCCAGATTCGGAATGGCGGCCAGGGTTTCCCGTGTTGCCATGAATTGGGATTTCATGGTTCGGAACCGCTTTTTTTCTTGCGGAGAGCGCCCGGTACTTTCGGGGGGAAAGCCGTTGCGGCGATCCACTTTGGCACGCCAGGTACCTTCCCTGGTCAACAGCAGGGTTGCGATGCCGCGCCACAGGGAAAGATCCTCCGGTCTTGGTTCCGGCAATGCGATACCTGTTGCCTGCCAGGCAACAAGGGGAGAATCGTGTTGTTCGGGTGGCAGGTTGTTGGCGGCGAAATGGAGCAGCTCCGGCAGGGAATCCCGCACCGGCGGTGGCCACGCTGTTGCCATGTGCTGCAACTGTTCCCGGACCAAAGCCGCCAGGGCAAATTCAAGATTTTGCCGGCTCAGACGCCCGCCTGCCAAAAAACGCAACCATTGGTCACGTCGTGCCAGCAGGTCGGCCAGCAGGGTTTCGACCCGCCCGGGATTGTTGTCCAGGTGGTCCAGAAGGCGGGCGACGGCGGGTGACCAGCGGTTGCCCTCTTCCAACTGGGCCAGGACATCCCGGGCGGCCTGACGAAACAAGGCATCCGGTTCCTGGGTATATCCGGGTGGGACGCCGAGGCCGGAAGAGACAGGCATCTGCCGGGCAATGGCCGCACACAGGCTGTCGATGGTCAGAACCCTTAGACGGGCCGGGTGTTGCACCAGGTGCCATTGGTGCTGGTGATCCTGAGCCAATACCTGACGGGCCAACTCCCAGGTTCGGCGTTGATAATCATCTTCAGGAGGAGAGGGATCACCTCCCTGGACCAATGCCTCCAGGAGGCGATCCCGCATTTCTGCGGCGGCTTTGCGGGTGAAAGTGATGGCCACCACCGTTTCCGGTTGTTCCACACCCGCCAGCAGCCGCAAAAAACGCTGGGTCAGAATGCCGGTCTTGCCCGATCCGGCAGGAGCCTGAACGATGAAGGATCGGGATGGATCCAAAACCTCTGCGCGAACATCGGCATCCTGCAACATGGTATTATAACCACTCCACCTTGCCATCTTCGAGGTGATACAGCGCCCCGACAATCTTGAGTTTGCCTGCGTGAACCAGATGGCTCAATTCTTCGCTGTTTTTGGACAGGTCGGTTATGGATTGCCGGACATTTTCCTTGATTGCTTCCAGGATCAGGGCATCGCCGGTCAGGCCTTTGGCTTTGGCCCGTTCTGCTGCCGGGATGATATTGTCCACCAGTTTGGGAATGCTTCCGCCAACCTTGTCCCCCTTGACCACGGCGGAAACGGCACCACATTTGGTATGCCCCATGACCACCACCAGGGAAGTTCCCAGGTGTCCTGCACCATATTCCGTGGTGCCGATTTCGTCCGTATCGGCCACATTGCCGGCCACACGGATTACAAACAGATCGCCGATACCCCGGTCAAACAGATGTTCCACCGGCACACGAGAATCCGAACAGGAAATGGTGGTGGCAAAAGGGTGTTGGCCGCCACTGACTGTTTCGGCCATGCGTTTGGCACTCAGATTGGGACGCGCCGACTTGCCTTCGACAAAGCGGGCATTGCCTTCTTTAAGCCATGTCAGGGCCTGGTCTGGAGAGACTCCGGCTGGTGCCTCACTGGCACTCGAAAAGCGCGCCATCAGCAAAGAAGCGATGCCGGCGGTCAGACCGGCCAAAACATAACGACGACTTACCTCGTGATTACACATGCTTTCATTCCCCTGATCGTTCAAAATGAGCATTCAAATCTTTTTCCAGTGCCACTCTACACGATTTCATCTCCCATTTGAATCAACATTGACCAGCTTGGCGCTGTCATGAACCGTTTCAAGGCAATATTTTCCCGGCCAGCGGCAAATATTGCCGGAACGAGGCTTGAATAACGGACGCAAATCCGTCCATGTTATTGTATTGTATTTATTTTATTTTTGGCACGAATATTTCGTTTTCGATCTGGTGAGTTTTTCAACCAGCGCAATGCATGAATAAATGAAATTGATTCAATCCGGGATCTCCGCCATCAACCGGCAGGTGCCATGCGGAAATTTCAGCGAAGGGGTGGCGGCGAACGGTGGCAATCAACCTGGACAGGGTTTCTGTTGCGGCAGTTTCTTCCGAAGACAATCAGAAGATTCGGGAGGGAAAGAGGTCGGGTCGGGTGTGGTTTCCCCGGCGTCGATCCGGCGCGGAGGACGCAACTGGTGGCGGATCGTCCATCTGGCCCCGTTCTTCCGTTCTGGTAGCCATTTCCGAAACGGGACGCCTGGTTGCAGAGACGGCACGACATGTCGGTGCCGCCGTTAAGGATCTCGTGCGGCAGCATCGGATACGGAGTGGATATTCATATGGTCCCGACGGCGACATGCGCCAGGCGCATGCCACCATGCGCAATACGGTATCCACGCAGAACAAACCGGCACAAGCCGGGCAGGGGTCACCAACTGCCTCGATCTGGCCCTTGTCTGCCAGTCGGGTGACACTCTCCGAAACCTCACGCCTGGCCGCCGGCGTGATTGCCAACCTGGATGCCACCCCGGAAGAACAGAATGATTTTCTCGCCCAAATCCGGGCAGCCGACCGACAGGGGCGTTTTTCGGGCACGGTCCTGGCCGGAGCCAGGCGTCTTGTGCAGACTTTTCTGGCCCCGGAGGTGTCCTGATAAGGAAGGTTGCGAAACCCGGTGGTACTCGACATTGACTTGATTGCCTGATATGATGTAAATGTATTCCGGCACGGCGACATTGCCATGGAAGGAAAAATATTTGCTCTCCATGGAGGCTTTTTTTCCAGAACCCAGTTTGTTCTGATGTGAGGAACCGAGGAAAGGGGAACCTCGAATGGCAAGGGCATTGCGTCCATAAACGACGGGTTCGGGGCTTTTTTTGTAAGACATGCCGTAAATATTCAGGTGTGTTTCATTTTTGTTGACACATTCTGTTCAGTCCAGGATCATCCAGCCTTTGGTTTCCATGGTGAGTGTCGGTCAGGAGAAAATTGATGTGCATCTGCGCAGCCTTGGGCAGAAACCTGGAGTTTCTCAGATGACAGAACATTGTCTTAAACCTTTTGGCAAAATTTGTTCTGTTAAAGATGCTATGGACATTATTTTTAATGATTCGAGTAGCGTTAAACAGCAGATATCCGACTCTGACTCTAACAGAACTGTGTGCAGCTCTTCTAGTAATGATCCTGATTGTTTCGGTAAGGAAAATCGGCATCATGTTCCGCCTGAAATTTGGTTTAGAGGCCAAACAAATAAGGATTGGGGTCTTGTTCCTGCAGTGTTCAGGAATGTTGGTTTGAAAAGGTATAACGAACAAAGATTATTTTATCAGTTTCAGAATGAGAATCCGTCGTATGCCGAAAATCACGTCTCAGCATTTGATTGGCTGTGCTTAATGCAACACTATAATTTGCCTACACGACTTCTTGATTGGACTGAGAACATATTGATAGCGTTATTTTTCTCTGTGTATGACCCTTTTTACGGAAACTTTGATCGCAACGATGAACACGATGGCAGTATTTTTAGGATTAGGGCTAGCGAATTAAACTCTAAAACCCGCGCCAATCAGATAAAAAAAGCGGGGATTTGTGGCTCAAATAGTGTCGATGTGATAATAAGAAGCCACATGGCTTTCAGTAGAAATATTAGAGATTTATATTTTCAGATGAAAAAGAGCGGCGTCTTTCTTAATGTTTGTGACGTCTTAGGTTTCGATGGTCAAAGTAATGTGGACGGATTTGGGTCACGCATTTCAGATCAATTTGAAAAACCTGTTGCAGTGTTTCCAAGAAGAATAAATTTAAGGATGACTCCCCAGGCGAGTGTGTTTACAATCTTTGGAGGTGTCAAGAATACTGTCAAAGATGAAAATCTGATTGATAGAAAATTTAATGATCTATATTGTTCAGAATTTAACAATATACTTGAAAAATACATTATTCCTAGTAAGAGCAAAAGGGATATACGAGATCAACTGAGAAAAATTGGCGTCCATATTGGCACAGTTTTTCCAGAACTCGAACATAGGGCAAGAGCTATTTCGCAGGATTGCTTGGTTTGAATATATATTGAGCAATATTTAATATTCTATAACCGGATCACGTAATTACCGATTTTTTTGTTTGAAGCTGTGATTTTTTTCAGCCATAGAAAATTATTTGAAAAATACGGTTAATTATCTGCAATTGTCAAAAATTGGAACGACGATCTCATGGAATCACCACTGTTGAAAGAGCCTCAGCATCAATCACGTGAAAACAGCGAATTTGTTTCCGCAATATCGGAGTATTGGTTCCATAGCCCGGGTTCGGTAATTGCAAAACTGCAGAATTTCCCAAAATTCGTCAGCCGTGAAGATATTACGAAATTTCTGGCACGAAGTGAAATTTATCTTAAGCAACTCTCCATTCAAGGATCCATTGTTGACCTGGGCATCTACCGGGGTGGCAGCCTTATGACTTGGCATCATTTGAATTCCATTTATGAGCCGGTTAACTACACACGAGAGATCATCGGGTTTGACACTTTTCAGGGCATACCAGAACTCTCTACTGAAGATTTACAGTCCGACTCGGTTAGCGCTCATATAATGGAACGTGGATTTGCACCAGAAGATGGAATGCGGGAGGATATCGAAAGGGCCATTGAGATTCATGACAAAACCCGCTGGCTTTCCCATATCAAAAAAACTCGGATCATTCCTGGTGATATCACCAAGACACTGCCAGCATACATCGAAAAAAACCCTTATTTGATGGTCTCGTTGCTGAATATTGATGTGGACATCTTTAAACCGACGAAATCGGCACT
Encoded proteins:
- a CDS encoding UvrD-helicase domain-containing protein, with product MLQDADVRAEVLDPSRSFIVQAPAGSGKTGILTQRFLRLLAGVEQPETVVAITFTRKAAAEMRDRLLEALVQGGDPSPPEDDYQRRTWELARQVLAQDHQHQWHLVQHPARLRVLTIDSLCAAIARQMPVSSGLGVPPGYTQEPDALFRQAARDVLAQLEEGNRWSPAVARLLDHLDNNPGRVETLLADLLARRDQWLRFLAGGRLSRQNLEFALAALVREQLQHMATAWPPPVRDSLPELLHFAANNLPPEQHDSPLVAWQATGIALPEPRPEDLSLWRGIATLLLTREGTWRAKVDRRNGFPPESTGRSPQEKKRFRTMKSQFMATRETLAAIPNLDNRLHAVHLLPDPVYSAEQWEILQALEQLLPMAAAALRVLFAERGVVDFTEVAMAAVRALGRDDNPTDLALRLDHQIRHLLVDEFQDTSRGQFQLLEHLTAGWQPDDGRTLFLVGDPMQSIYRFREAEVGLFYQVQQRGLGSVSLQSRNLSVNFRSDGGLVAWVNTLFKELMPNRSNPLTGETPFVAAHPFHPARNPTPVASHPQIPAAPETEAGQVVATVQDALHHSPEEKIAILVRSRNHLGDIVPALRRSGIPFQAVEIAALAGTPVVQDLFALTRALLHPADRVHWLALLRAPWCGLTLTELLILTGEATTTPNNTTLWECLHDPIRTSQLNPASRSRLERVGTVLTRAWQLRRRMGWHHGAGVLRRWVETTWYALGGPATLKGPEEMEDALVFLDLLESLEQGGDLTDFRHLDRGLEKLFAAPVHADALVQVMTIHKAKGLEFGTVILPGLGRKSRGASSRLLLWMERPAVPDAEALLLAPLKRSDQADPDPIYAFLASIDREKERLETARLLYVAVTRARRSLHLFGQAEVAGAAHGSFLHLLWPAVQADFAEATPATSEPDLPATSSSPAEPPANPDPPGMLPELRRFPAGWQPPSPPPGLFSPVPEISRSAEDSLVFIWAGETVRCVGIVVHHWLQVMAREGTQAWNVPRIAALEHHFAAQLTRLGVASPALSPAIRQVAMALTSTLADPRGQWILDPRHGNPQSELALTGHLHGRIRRVVLDRTFIDADNTRWIIDFKTGHHAGGDLEGFLDNEQIRYQEHMETYASLMHALDDRPIRLGLYFPLAKGGWREWLFCKKFCNTIRTSKFS
- a CDS encoding carbonic anhydrase; translated protein: MCNHEVSRRYVLAGLTAGIASLLMARFSSASEAPAGVSPDQALTWLKEGNARFVEGKSARPNLSAKRMAETVSGGQHPFATTISCSDSRVPVEHLFDRGIGDLFVIRVAGNVADTDEIGTTEYGAGHLGTSLVVVMGHTKCGAVSAVVKGDKVGGSIPKLVDNIIPAAERAKAKGLTGDALILEAIKENVRQSITDLSKNSEELSHLVHAGKLKIVGALYHLEDGKVEWL
- a CDS encoding FRG domain-containing protein is translated as MVSMVSVGQEKIDVHLRSLGQKPGVSQMTEHCLKPFGKICSVKDAMDIIFNDSSSVKQQISDSDSNRTVCSSSSNDPDCFGKENRHHVPPEIWFRGQTNKDWGLVPAVFRNVGLKRYNEQRLFYQFQNENPSYAENHVSAFDWLCLMQHYNLPTRLLDWTENILIALFFSVYDPFYGNFDRNDEHDGSIFRIRASELNSKTRANQIKKAGICGSNSVDVIIRSHMAFSRNIRDLYFQMKKSGVFLNVCDVLGFDGQSNVDGFGSRISDQFEKPVAVFPRRINLRMTPQASVFTIFGGVKNTVKDENLIDRKFNDLYCSEFNNILEKYIIPSKSKRDIRDQLRKIGVHIGTVFPELEHRARAISQDCLV
- a CDS encoding class I SAM-dependent methyltransferase translates to MESPLLKEPQHQSRENSEFVSAISEYWFHSPGSVIAKLQNFPKFVSREDITKFLARSEIYLKQLSIQGSIVDLGIYRGGSLMTWHHLNSIYEPVNYTREIIGFDTFQGIPELSTEDLQSDSVSAHIMERGFAPEDGMREDIERAIEIHDKTRWLSHIKKTRIIPGDITKTLPAYIEKNPYLMVSLLNIDVDIFKPTKSALELLLPRMPKGAVILFDEIGNKLFPGETAALNEVIGIANLKIERLVYAPAISYTIIS